Proteins found in one Takifugu rubripes chromosome 15, fTakRub1.2, whole genome shotgun sequence genomic segment:
- the LOC101080064 gene encoding protein ripply1-like: MSSMCLVGTRPSAMQPPCARLARTDANSSQNPLWRPWLFTSTNQRTRNPLASAEPRPTPDCSSAGRKLCFQHPVRLYWPRSKSYDHLFSDGEALLKNFPVQATISFYDSESEDSEDESEEQDTWME, translated from the exons ATGAGTTCCATGTGTCTAGTGGGGACGCGGCCGTCAGCCATGCAGCCGCCATGTGCGCGATTAGCACGCACGGACGCCAACAGCAG CCAGAACCCCCTGTGGAGACCCTGGTTATTCACCAGCACCAACCAGCGCACGCGCAACCCGCTGGCCTCC GCTGAACCCAGACCCACGCCGGACTGCTCGTCAGCAGGAAGGAAGTTGTGCTTTCAGCATCCTGTCAG GCTCTACTGGCCCAGATCCAAGTCCTACGATCACCTGTTCAGTGACGGAGAAGCTCTGCTGAAGAACTTCCCAGTTCAGGCCACCATCAGCTTCTATGACAGTGAGAGCGAAGACAGTGAAGACGAGAGCGAAGAGCAGGACACGTGGATGGAGTGA
- the prrg3 gene encoding transmembrane gamma-carboxyglutamic acid protein 3, with protein MPAAFLDDKDAHSILKRFPRANGFLEELKKGNIERECVEESCSFEEANEVFEDKERTMEFWKSRSFYTVSSNREGWSEPADTFYMLVPLLCVALLIVIGLFLLWRCQLQKATRRQPAYTHNRFLTNNCSIRTLPHPLVPRENAVFGEGSHQESGVHPAAVINGPEGRCPQLDSRQNTLYVQDSLSVASWLSGATPPPSYDEVAGHLESSGDEMTTPSYRDPPPKYEEIVKEK; from the exons ATGCCTGCAG CGTTCCTCGACGACAAGGATGCTCACTCCATCCTCAAGCGATTCCCTCGAGCCAACGGATTCCtggaagagctgaagaaaggCAACATCGAGAGGGAGTGCGTGGAGGAGAGCTGCAGCTTTGAAGAGGCCAACGAGGTGTTTGAGGACAAAGAAAGGACG ATGGAGTTCTGGAAAAGTCGTAGCTTTTACACGGTGAGCAGCAACAGAGAGGGCTGGTCCGAGCCGGCCGACACCTTCTACAtgctggttcctctgctgtgtgtggccCTGCTCATCGTCATCggcctcttcctcctgtggagGTGTCAGCTCCAGAAGGCCACCCGGCGCCAGCCGGCCTACACTCACAACCGCTTCTTAACCAACAACTGCAGCATCCGCACGCTGCCGCACCCGCTGGTTCCCCGGGAGAACGCCGTGTTCGGGGAGGGCTCCCACCAGGAGTCCGGCGTGCACCCAGCCGCGGTCATCAACGGTCCTGAAGGAAGGTGCCCCCAGTTAGACTCCCGGCAGAACACCCTGTATGTTCAAGACTCTCTCTCTGTGGCCTCGTGGTTGTCCGGCGCCACGCCGCCGCCATCGTACGATGAGGTGGCGGGACACCTGGAAAGTAGCGGGGATGAGATGACGACGCCTTCGTACCGCGACCCCCCGCCCAAATATGAAGAGATCGTGAAGGAGAAATGA
- the LOC101066852 gene encoding single-minded homolog 2-like isoform X1, which produces MKEKCKNAAKTRREKENGEFYELAKLLPLPAAITSQLDKASIIRLTSSYLKMRTFFPDGLGDGWGHSTGYSPLDNMSRELGSHLLQTLDGFVFVVASDGKIMYISETASVHLGLSQVELTGNSIFEYIHPSDHDEMTAVLSLCQPAQHHVTQEYEAERSFFLRMKCVLAKRNAGLTCGGYKVIHCSGYLKVRQCTLDLALYESCYQTVGLVAVGHSLPPSGVTEIKLFSNMFMFRASLDFKLIFLDTRVAELTGFEPQDLIEKTLYHHVHACDIFHLRYAHHLLLVKGQVTTKYYRMLSKHGGWVWVQSYATIVHNSRSSRPHCIVSVNYVLSAAECKELQLSEDQNRAMKPGHGLSSTQDHPRHFRGKGARMKPKLRAAPYPEQAAGRSQSDQLSCSPQMDVWKERFVTLSGGQNCSPGPEAGQALTHQYQQKQQPAHAQLPDPGLPGGHVGPSSSSCTLSNKYTAPALVADCRYPDGTYRHSSSCGNQHFAGSLKEGAHESWKSFPSKDPGLCSHFYTSKHGLQGGVGPQGDQALACSLFTGLVLGKEERGGLLSSRGQHFPVQVVLEQKKGPQYKYPTAGYGLPPDSHQKLGSTVELEKRSAQEERGLFRGVGVGVELATQSPYMSFNFHQVLSKRGSFKVRPLSQVREPNNRQDKGSACCGSERPYAKPSCERLRELPSYIGTSVIITNKR; this is translated from the exons ATGAAGGAGAAATGCAAGAACGCCGCCAAGACGCGACGAGAGAAGGAGAACGGAGAGTTTTACGAGCTGGCcaagctgctgccgctgccggcCGCCATCACCTCCCAGCTGGACAAGGCCTCCATCATCCGGCTGACCAGCAGCTACCTGAAGATGAGGACCTTCTTCCCCGACg GTCTGGGTGATGGATGGGGCCACTCGACCGGCTACAGTCCCCTGGACAACATGAGCAGAGAGCTGGGCTCCCACCTTCTACAG ACGCTGGACGGCTTCGTCTTTGTTGTGGCGTCTGACGGTAAAATCATGTACATCTCGGAGACGGCGTCTGTCCACCTCGGCCTGTCGCAG GTGGAGCTGACGGGAAACAGCATCTTTGAGTACATCCACCCATCGGACCACGACGAGATGACGGCAGTCCTGAGTCTGTGCCAGCCGGCGCAGCACCATGTGACCCAAG agtACGAAGCAGAGCGCTCCTTCTTCCTGAGGATGAAGTGTGTTCTGGCTAAACGAAACGCAGGACTGACGTGTGGTGGCTATAAG GTCATCCACTGCAGCGGCTACCTGAAGGTGCGCCAGTGCACGCTGGATCTGGCGCTGTACGAGTCCTGTTACCAGACCGTGGGTCTGGTGGCGGTGGGCCACTCCCTGCCCCCTAGCGGCGTCACTGAGATCAAGCTCTTTAGTAACATGTTCATGTTCCGGGCCAGTCTGGACTTCAAGCTCATCTTCTTGGACACAAG AGTGGCAGAGCTCACAGGCTTCGAGCCCCAGGACTTGATAGAGAAGACGTTGTACCATCATGTCCACGCCTGTGACATCTTTCATCTCCGCTACGCTCATCACCTGT TGCTGGTGAAGGGCCAGGTCACCACCAAGTACTACCGCATGTTATCCAAGCACGGAGGATGGGTGTGGGTGCAGAGCTACGCCACCATCGTGCACAACAGTCGCTCCTCCAGACCCCACTGTATTGTGAGCGTGAACTATGTGCTCAG TGCCGCTGAATGCAAGGAGCTGCAGTTATCAGAAGACCAGAATCGAGCCATGAAACCGGGCCACGGGCTCTCCTCCACTCAGGACCATCCCAGACACTTCAGAGGCAAAGGAGCCAGGATGAAACCTAAACTCAGAGCTGCTCCCTACCCTGAG CAGGCCGCCGGCCGCAGCCAGTCGGACCAGTTGAGCTGCTCACCTCAGATGGACGTGTGGAAGGAGAGATTTGTGACTCTCAGCGGTGGGCAGAACTGCAGCCCCGGCCCAGAGGCAGGACAGGCTCTGACCCATCAGtaccagcagaagcagcagccagcaCACGCTCAGCTGCCTGACCCGGGTCTGCCTGGGGGACACGTTGgaccgagcagcagcagctgcacgctGTCCAACAAGTACACAg CTCCGGCGCTGGTAGCTGACTGCAGGTACCCCGACGGGACGTATCGTCACTCTTCCAGCTGTGGGAACCAACATTTTGCAGGTAGCTTAAAGGAAGGAGCCCATGAAAGCTGGAAAAGCTTCCCCAGCAAAGATCCAGGTCTTTGTTCCCATTTCTACACCAGCAAACATGGTCTCCAAGGTGGTGTGGGACCTCAAGGAGACCAGGCCCTGGCCTGCTCTTTGTTTACTGGCCTTGTACTGGGAAAAGAGGAGCGAGGGGGCTTACTGAGCAGTAGGGGCCAACACTTCCCAGTGCAGGTGGTACTGGAGCAGAAGAAAGGGCCACAGTACAAGTACCCAACCGCAGGATATGGACTTCCACCCGACAGCCACCAGAAGCTGGGATCTACTGTGGAGCTGGAGAAAAGATCTGCCCAAGAGGAGCGGGGGCTTTTCAGAGGCGTGGGGGTCGGGGTTGAACTGGCAACTCAGTCTCCGTACATGTCGTTCAACTTTCATCAAGTGTTGAGCAAACGCGGCTCTTTTAAAGTCCGCCCGCTGAGCCAAGTCAGGGAGCCGAACAACCGGCAGGACAAAGGATCGGCCTGTTGTGGCTCCGAGAGGCCGTATGCAAAGCCTTCGTGTGAGCGTCTCAGAGAGTTGCCCTCATACATCGGGACGTccgtcatcatcaccaacaaGAGGTGA
- the LOC101066852 gene encoding single-minded homolog 2-like isoform X2, whose protein sequence is MKEKCKNAAKTRREKENGEFYELAKLLPLPAAITSQLDKASIIRLTSSYLKMRTFFPDGLGDGWGHSTGYSPLDNMSRELGSHLLQTLDGFVFVVASDGKIMYISETASVHLGLSQVELTGNSIFEYIHPSDHDEMTAVLSLCQPAQHHVTQEYEAERSFFLRMKCVLAKRNAGLTCGGYKVIHCSGYLKVRQCTLDLALYESCYQTVGLVAVGHSLPPSGVTEIKLFSNMFMFRASLDFKLIFLDTRVAELTGFEPQDLIEKTLYHHVHACDIFHLRYAHHLLLVKGQVTTKYYRMLSKHGGWVWVQSYATIVHNSRSSRPHCIVSVNYVLSAAECKELQLSEDQNRAMKPGHGLSSTQDHPRHFRGKGARMKPKLRAAPYPEAAGRSQSDQLSCSPQMDVWKERFVTLSGGQNCSPGPEAGQALTHQYQQKQQPAHAQLPDPGLPGGHVGPSSSSCTLSNKYTAPALVADCRYPDGTYRHSSSCGNQHFAGSLKEGAHESWKSFPSKDPGLCSHFYTSKHGLQGGVGPQGDQALACSLFTGLVLGKEERGGLLSSRGQHFPVQVVLEQKKGPQYKYPTAGYGLPPDSHQKLGSTVELEKRSAQEERGLFRGVGVGVELATQSPYMSFNFHQVLSKRGSFKVRPLSQVREPNNRQDKGSACCGSERPYAKPSCERLRELPSYIGTSVIITNKR, encoded by the exons ATGAAGGAGAAATGCAAGAACGCCGCCAAGACGCGACGAGAGAAGGAGAACGGAGAGTTTTACGAGCTGGCcaagctgctgccgctgccggcCGCCATCACCTCCCAGCTGGACAAGGCCTCCATCATCCGGCTGACCAGCAGCTACCTGAAGATGAGGACCTTCTTCCCCGACg GTCTGGGTGATGGATGGGGCCACTCGACCGGCTACAGTCCCCTGGACAACATGAGCAGAGAGCTGGGCTCCCACCTTCTACAG ACGCTGGACGGCTTCGTCTTTGTTGTGGCGTCTGACGGTAAAATCATGTACATCTCGGAGACGGCGTCTGTCCACCTCGGCCTGTCGCAG GTGGAGCTGACGGGAAACAGCATCTTTGAGTACATCCACCCATCGGACCACGACGAGATGACGGCAGTCCTGAGTCTGTGCCAGCCGGCGCAGCACCATGTGACCCAAG agtACGAAGCAGAGCGCTCCTTCTTCCTGAGGATGAAGTGTGTTCTGGCTAAACGAAACGCAGGACTGACGTGTGGTGGCTATAAG GTCATCCACTGCAGCGGCTACCTGAAGGTGCGCCAGTGCACGCTGGATCTGGCGCTGTACGAGTCCTGTTACCAGACCGTGGGTCTGGTGGCGGTGGGCCACTCCCTGCCCCCTAGCGGCGTCACTGAGATCAAGCTCTTTAGTAACATGTTCATGTTCCGGGCCAGTCTGGACTTCAAGCTCATCTTCTTGGACACAAG AGTGGCAGAGCTCACAGGCTTCGAGCCCCAGGACTTGATAGAGAAGACGTTGTACCATCATGTCCACGCCTGTGACATCTTTCATCTCCGCTACGCTCATCACCTGT TGCTGGTGAAGGGCCAGGTCACCACCAAGTACTACCGCATGTTATCCAAGCACGGAGGATGGGTGTGGGTGCAGAGCTACGCCACCATCGTGCACAACAGTCGCTCCTCCAGACCCCACTGTATTGTGAGCGTGAACTATGTGCTCAG TGCCGCTGAATGCAAGGAGCTGCAGTTATCAGAAGACCAGAATCGAGCCATGAAACCGGGCCACGGGCTCTCCTCCACTCAGGACCATCCCAGACACTTCAGAGGCAAAGGAGCCAGGATGAAACCTAAACTCAGAGCTGCTCCCTACCCTGAG GCCGCCGGCCGCAGCCAGTCGGACCAGTTGAGCTGCTCACCTCAGATGGACGTGTGGAAGGAGAGATTTGTGACTCTCAGCGGTGGGCAGAACTGCAGCCCCGGCCCAGAGGCAGGACAGGCTCTGACCCATCAGtaccagcagaagcagcagccagcaCACGCTCAGCTGCCTGACCCGGGTCTGCCTGGGGGACACGTTGgaccgagcagcagcagctgcacgctGTCCAACAAGTACACAg CTCCGGCGCTGGTAGCTGACTGCAGGTACCCCGACGGGACGTATCGTCACTCTTCCAGCTGTGGGAACCAACATTTTGCAGGTAGCTTAAAGGAAGGAGCCCATGAAAGCTGGAAAAGCTTCCCCAGCAAAGATCCAGGTCTTTGTTCCCATTTCTACACCAGCAAACATGGTCTCCAAGGTGGTGTGGGACCTCAAGGAGACCAGGCCCTGGCCTGCTCTTTGTTTACTGGCCTTGTACTGGGAAAAGAGGAGCGAGGGGGCTTACTGAGCAGTAGGGGCCAACACTTCCCAGTGCAGGTGGTACTGGAGCAGAAGAAAGGGCCACAGTACAAGTACCCAACCGCAGGATATGGACTTCCACCCGACAGCCACCAGAAGCTGGGATCTACTGTGGAGCTGGAGAAAAGATCTGCCCAAGAGGAGCGGGGGCTTTTCAGAGGCGTGGGGGTCGGGGTTGAACTGGCAACTCAGTCTCCGTACATGTCGTTCAACTTTCATCAAGTGTTGAGCAAACGCGGCTCTTTTAAAGTCCGCCCGCTGAGCCAAGTCAGGGAGCCGAACAACCGGCAGGACAAAGGATCGGCCTGTTGTGGCTCCGAGAGGCCGTATGCAAAGCCTTCGTGTGAGCGTCTCAGAGAGTTGCCCTCATACATCGGGACGTccgtcatcatcaccaacaaGAGGTGA